Proteins encoded by one window of Bubalus kerabau isolate K-KA32 ecotype Philippines breed swamp buffalo chromosome 22, PCC_UOA_SB_1v2, whole genome shotgun sequence:
- the CTBP2 gene encoding C-terminal-binding protein 2 isoform X1, which produces MALVDKHKVKRQRLDRICEGIRPQIMNGPLHPRPLVALLDGRDCTVEMPILKDLATVAFCDAQSTQEIHEKVLNEAVGAMMYHTITLTREDLEKFKALRVIVRIGSGYDNVDIKAAGELGIAVCNIPSAAVEETADSTICHILNLYRRNTWLYQALREGTRVQSVEQIREVASGAARIRGETLGLIGFGRTGQAVAVRAKAFGFSVLFYDPYLQDGTERSLGVQRVYTLQDLLYQSDCVSLHCNLNEHNHHLINDFTIKQMRQGAFLVNAARGGLVDEKALAQALKEGRIRGAALDVHESEPFSFAQGPLKDAPNLICTPHTAWYSEQASLEMREAAATEIRRAITGRIPESLRNCVNKEFFVTTAPWSVIDQQAIHPELNGATYRYPPGIVGVAPGGLPAAMEGIIPGGIPVTHNLPTVAHPSQAPSPNQPTKHGDNREHPNEQ; this is translated from the exons GTATCCGCCCCCAGATCATGAACGGCCCCCTGCACCCCCGCCCCCTGGTGGCGCTGCTCGACGGCAGAGACTGCACCGTGGAGATGCCCATCCTGAAGGACCTGGCCACTGTGGCCTTCTGCGACGCACAGTCCACCCAGGAGATCCACGAGAAG GTTTTAAACGAGGCAGTCGGCGCCATGATGTATCACACCATCACGCTCACCAGGGAGGACCTGGAGAAGTTCAAGGCCCTGAGAGTGATCGTGCGGATAGGCAGCGGCTACGACAACGTCGACATCAAGGCTGCGGGCGAACTCG ggaTCGCCGTGTGCAACATCCCATCCGCAGCGGTGGAGGAGACTGCGGACTCGACCATCTGCCACATCCTTAACCTGTACCGGCGGAACACCTGGCTGTACCAGGCACTGCGGGAAGGCACGCGGGTGCAGAGCGTTGAGCAGATCCGGGAGGTCGCCTCGGGGGCCGCCCGCATCCGCGGGGAGACACTGGGCCTCATTGGCTTCG GTCGCACGGGGCAGGCGGTTGCCGTTCGAGCCAAGGCCTTTGGATTCAGCGTCCTATTTTATGACCCCTACTTGCAGGATGGGACGGAGCGGTCCCTGGGCGTGCAGAGGGTCTATACCCTGCAGGACTTACTGTACCAGAGCGACTGCGTCTCCCTGCACTGCAATCTCAACGAGCATAACCACCACCTCATCAATGACTTCACCATAAAGCAG atgAGGCAAGGCGCCTTCCTAGTGAACGCAGCCCGCGGCGGACTGGTGGATGAGAAAGCCTTAGCCCAAGCCCTCAAAGAAGGCAGGATACGAGGGGCGGCCCTCGACGTGCACGAGTCGGAACCTTTCAG CTTTGCTCAGGGTCCCTTGAAAGATGCACCGAATCTCATCTGTACTCCCCACACAGCCTGGTATAGTGAGCAAGCCTCACTGGAGATGCGGGAGGCGGCCGCCACCGAGATCCGCCGGGCCATCACAG GTCGCATCCCAGAGAGCTTAAGAAACTGTGTGAACAAGGAATTCTTTGTCACAACAGCTCCCTGGTCAGTAATAGATCAGCAAGCAATTCATCCAGAGCTCAATGGTGCCACATACAG ATACCCGCCAGGCATTGTGGGCGTGGCTCCGGGAGGACTTCCTGCTGCCATGGAAGGGATCATCCCCGGAGGCATCCCGGTGACCCACAACCTCCCCACAGTGGCACATCCCTCCCAAGCTCCCTCTCCCAACCAGCCCACGAAACACGGGGACAATCGAGAGCACCCCAACGAGCAATAG